In bacterium, a genomic segment contains:
- a CDS encoding COX15/CtaA family protein, which translates to MRRSPSSPSSCSARWSTRCCAEKSAAGRIPRDRIPKEDAMLGRVTVGLLFLLLVWGNLVAGLKAGLACPDWPLCHGKVLPPFRWDIYMEFGHRVIAAVASGFLVALSVIRYRKYEGGARTVPVLAILLLLTEIGMGGAVVLLETPVRLTTVHFMIGLLVFLLAFFMMTFDGRSERPAFAFRGPAALFLSVAALVYSQSALGAYVRHLEAGPACPDFPTCLGQWIPPLLSGPVLAHFSHRTLGYLVLLTAAMLYLFVRRDPRQRGNLPLARLFLFLVGVQIGVGALVVLSGVHYVATALHLAVALGMLSILAHLWVNAARAEGETLSLPRS; encoded by the coding sequence TTGCGCCGATCGCCTTCCTCGCCCTCATCATGCTCGGCACGCTGGTCGACACGTTGTTGCGCTGAAAAATCCGCGGCGGGGAGGATCCCCCGTGACCGCATCCCCAAGGAGGACGCCATGCTGGGCAGGGTGACCGTGGGACTGCTGTTCCTTCTGCTGGTGTGGGGGAACCTCGTCGCGGGGCTCAAGGCGGGGCTGGCGTGCCCGGATTGGCCGTTGTGCCACGGGAAGGTCCTGCCGCCTTTCCGCTGGGACATCTACATGGAATTCGGCCATCGCGTCATCGCGGCCGTGGCGTCGGGCTTCCTTGTCGCGCTTTCCGTGATCCGGTACCGGAAGTACGAGGGGGGGGCGCGGACGGTCCCCGTCCTCGCGATCCTCCTGCTCCTCACGGAGATCGGGATGGGCGGCGCCGTGGTCCTCCTTGAAACGCCGGTCCGGTTGACCACGGTTCACTTCATGATCGGGCTCCTCGTCTTTCTCCTCGCCTTCTTCATGATGACGTTCGACGGCCGGAGCGAGCGGCCGGCCTTCGCCTTCCGCGGGCCGGCGGCCCTCTTTCTCTCCGTGGCGGCGCTGGTCTATTCGCAATCCGCCCTCGGGGCGTATGTCCGCCACCTCGAGGCGGGACCGGCGTGCCCGGACTTTCCCACCTGCCTCGGGCAGTGGATCCCCCCCCTTCTCTCCGGGCCCGTGCTGGCGCATTTCTCCCACCGGACGCTCGGGTACCTCGTGCTGCTGACCGCGGCGATGCTCTACCTCTTCGTCCGCCGGGACCCGCGCCAGCGGGGGAACCTTCCCCTTGCCCGTCTCTTCCTGTTCCTTGTCGGCGTACAGATCGGGGTCGGGGCGCTGGTGGTGCTGTCGGGGGTCCACTACGTTGCCACGGCGCTGCACCTTGCGGTGGCGCTGGGGATGCTGTCGATCCTGGCCCATCTGTGGGTGAACGCGGCCCGGGCGGAAGGGGAGACGCTATCCCTGCCCCGGAGTTGA
- the cyoE gene encoding heme o synthase: MTPTGKPSAILLVKPGIVAAVTLAGLSGMVLAARGVPKPGTALLTLACILAAAGGSAALNTVLDAGIDGKMPRLARRTAALRTFGRGNVAAAAVAAIAASLLLSARFLNATTCLLLAAAAAGYAVLYTLVWKRRSPYGTIPGAVPGALPVLIGYAAVNPGLGMDGVLLFLILVLWQPPHFWALALRHQAEYRAAGVPVLPVAFGEPYTKLLIFLYSAALLPLSLSLWALGYLSACFGLAAFLLGAGFLAVFYRDTVATRRFGRAFAASIVYLTLLLLALLADVLYR, from the coding sequence TTGACACCCACGGGGAAACCGTCCGCGATCCTGCTGGTCAAGCCGGGCATCGTCGCGGCGGTGACCCTGGCCGGACTCTCCGGGATGGTGCTCGCCGCGCGGGGCGTACCGAAGCCCGGTACGGCGCTGCTCACGCTGGCCTGCATCCTTGCGGCGGCGGGCGGATCCGCCGCGCTGAACACGGTCCTTGACGCCGGGATCGACGGGAAGATGCCGCGCCTGGCACGCCGGACCGCCGCGCTGCGGACCTTCGGGCGCGGGAACGTCGCGGCGGCCGCGGTGGCGGCGATCGCCGCCTCGCTGCTCCTGTCGGCCCGGTTCCTCAATGCCACCACGTGCCTTCTCCTCGCCGCGGCCGCGGCGGGATACGCGGTCCTGTACACGCTGGTCTGGAAGCGCCGTTCTCCCTACGGGACGATCCCCGGCGCCGTTCCCGGGGCCCTTCCCGTCCTCATCGGGTACGCCGCCGTGAACCCGGGCCTCGGCATGGACGGCGTCCTCCTCTTCCTGATCCTCGTCCTCTGGCAGCCTCCCCACTTCTGGGCCCTGGCGCTGCGCCACCAGGCGGAATACCGGGCGGCGGGCGTTCCGGTCCTCCCCGTGGCGTTCGGCGAGCCGTACACCAAGCTGCTGATCTTCCTGTACTCGGCGGCGCTGCTCCCTCTTTCCTTGTCGCTCTGGGCGCTGGGGTACCTTTCCGCGTGCTTCGGGTTGGCGGCTTTCCTGCTCGGGGCGGGTTTCCTCGCCGTCTTCTACCGGGACACCGTGGCGACCCGCCGCTTCGGCAGGGCATTCGCCGCCTCGATCGTCTACCTGACGCTGCTTCTCCTCGCGCTCCTCGCAGACGTCCTGTACCGGTGA
- a CDS encoding PfkB family carbohydrate kinase, whose protein sequence is MSLLVVGSMAFDSIKSPFGEVERVIGGSATYFSLAASYLSPVRLVSVVGKDFPKGTLDMLSSRRVDLQGLKIAEGVTFHWKGYYEFDLNIAHTVKTDLNVFENFAPVLPPSYRDSRYVFLGNIDPKLQLDILSQVREPKIVALDTMNFWIEKSPQLLREVIRSVDIVVINEAEVRELTGEFNLVKGARRLMRMGPKRVVIKRGEYGVLHLSDGEIFAAPAYPLETIFDPTGAGDSFAGGFMGYLASRDGAALTEMDYRRATIYGSAIASFTVEAFSTERLQGLSLEEIDSRLAAFLALTEFRV, encoded by the coding sequence ATGAGTCTTCTGGTCGTCGGATCGATGGCGTTCGACAGCATCAAGTCGCCGTTCGGCGAGGTGGAGCGTGTGATCGGCGGGTCGGCGACCTACTTTTCCCTCGCGGCGAGCTACCTGTCCCCCGTGCGCCTCGTCTCGGTCGTAGGAAAGGACTTCCCGAAGGGAACGCTCGACATGCTCTCCTCCCGGCGGGTCGACCTCCAGGGGTTGAAGATCGCGGAGGGGGTCACCTTCCACTGGAAGGGATATTACGAGTTCGACCTGAACATCGCCCACACGGTGAAAACGGACCTGAACGTGTTCGAGAATTTCGCCCCCGTCCTTCCGCCGTCGTATCGGGATTCCCGCTACGTCTTCCTCGGGAACATCGATCCGAAACTGCAGCTGGACATCCTGTCCCAGGTCCGCGAACCGAAGATCGTCGCCCTCGACACGATGAACTTCTGGATCGAAAAGAGCCCGCAGTTGCTGCGGGAAGTGATCCGGAGCGTCGACATCGTCGTCATCAACGAGGCGGAGGTCCGGGAGTTGACGGGCGAGTTCAACCTCGTCAAGGGGGCCCGGAGATTGATGCGCATGGGGCCGAAGCGCGTCGTGATAAAGCGGGGGGAATACGGCGTCCTCCACCTGTCCGACGGGGAGATCTTCGCGGCCCCGGCGTACCCGTTGGAGACGATCTTCGATCCCACCGGGGCGGGGGACAGCTTCGCGGGCGGCTTCATGGGATACCTTGCGTCGCGGGACGGCGCCGCGCTCACGGAGATGGATTACCGGCGGGCCACGATCTACGGAAGCGCCATCGCCTCCTTCACGGTGGAGGCGTTCAGCACGGAGCGGCTGCAGGGGCTCTCCCTGGAAGAGATCGACTCCCGGCTCGCGGCGTTCCTGGCTCTCACCGAGTTCCGGGTCTGA
- a CDS encoding ATP-dependent Clp protease ATP-binding subunit gives MVKVTKAARMAWEIGAAEAARLRHPFIEREHLLIGLCSLRKILQYLGYTHIESLPVDQLREAADGIERVLTPLGITVASIRRGVRTRLRPGNTVHTERVVHRSEECKRYFYRAREIAKDGGEVSVRHLFAAVLEDPGPIISAVLAGAGISPALLREKLLGDKELEPEPIPVREEVGDQPVLPEPVSSETPLLDRYGRDITRAAREGRLLPFVDSDRTRKTLRQLIKVLMMPIKNNPVLVGEAGVGKTAVVEALAERIALGRDRRFLPGRRLIELSMAEMVAGTKYRGEFEERLTRVIEEVRSHPEVILFIDEFHTVAGAGRAEGAPMDAGNIMKPALARGELRCIGATTVTEYRHSVEKDPALERRFQPIQVAEPDRDETLEILQGVRAHRESHFGVTITDEALSAAVDLAVRFDPTHFLPDKAIDLLDRACAECRVPLLTMAANSDRYDAVGVAVVTPDHAARAVVEKLGIPLEMARGGLGGITESRVRGLEEYLNRYIVGQEEAISRICRRLVLSHAGLGDRRRPMGVFLFLGPSGVGKTEVARRIASYLFANERAFIHLDMSEYQQEVSVSRLVGAAPGYVGYEEGGQLIARLRTTPYSVVLLDEVEKASPRVFDLFLQLFDEAKITDAQGHTADARHTIFIMTGNIPVRKEMGFRAGEAAVEAEGAALAEVRRRFRPEFLNRVDEQIVFRALTPEDVRKVLAVRIAELSESLLADHGVALEMDADAADWLAAEGYKPEYGVRELARAVDRWIRAPIGAMSAEGELGRRAASGKPLKVRKIEEGLRVE, from the coding sequence ATGGTGAAGGTGACCAAAGCCGCGAGGATGGCGTGGGAGATCGGCGCGGCCGAAGCGGCACGGCTTCGGCATCCGTTCATCGAGCGGGAGCACCTCCTGATCGGGTTGTGCAGCCTCCGGAAAATCCTGCAATACCTGGGATACACCCATATCGAGTCGCTCCCGGTCGATCAACTCCGGGAGGCGGCGGACGGTATCGAGCGGGTGCTGACGCCCCTCGGGATCACCGTCGCGTCGATCCGCCGCGGGGTGCGGACCCGGCTGCGGCCGGGGAACACGGTCCACACGGAGCGGGTGGTCCACCGAAGCGAGGAGTGCAAGCGATACTTCTACCGGGCGAGGGAGATCGCGAAGGACGGGGGGGAAGTTTCCGTGCGCCACCTGTTCGCCGCCGTCCTCGAGGACCCGGGTCCGATCATTTCCGCCGTGCTCGCGGGCGCGGGGATCTCCCCGGCCCTTCTCCGCGAAAAATTGCTCGGGGACAAGGAGTTGGAGCCGGAACCGATCCCGGTCCGCGAGGAGGTCGGGGATCAACCCGTCCTTCCGGAGCCGGTTTCCTCCGAGACGCCGCTTCTGGACCGGTATGGCCGCGACATCACCCGGGCCGCGCGGGAGGGGCGCCTCCTTCCGTTCGTCGACTCCGACCGGACCCGGAAAACCCTTCGCCAACTCATCAAGGTCCTGATGATGCCCATCAAGAACAACCCCGTCCTCGTGGGGGAGGCGGGGGTCGGGAAGACCGCCGTCGTGGAAGCGCTGGCGGAGCGGATCGCCCTCGGGCGGGACCGCCGGTTCCTCCCGGGCCGCAGGCTGATCGAGCTGTCGATGGCGGAGATGGTGGCGGGCACGAAGTACCGGGGCGAGTTCGAGGAGCGCCTGACCCGGGTGATCGAAGAGGTCCGGTCCCACCCCGAGGTGATCCTGTTCATCGACGAGTTCCACACGGTGGCCGGAGCGGGGCGTGCCGAGGGGGCCCCGATGGACGCGGGGAACATCATGAAGCCGGCGCTGGCGCGCGGAGAACTGCGGTGCATCGGCGCCACGACGGTCACGGAGTATCGGCACAGCGTCGAAAAGGACCCGGCCCTGGAGCGCCGGTTCCAGCCGATCCAGGTCGCCGAGCCCGACCGGGACGAGACGCTGGAGATCCTGCAGGGGGTCCGGGCGCACCGGGAGAGCCACTTCGGCGTGACGATCACGGACGAGGCGCTGTCCGCCGCCGTCGACCTTGCCGTTCGATTCGACCCGACGCATTTCCTCCCGGACAAGGCGATCGATCTCCTGGACCGCGCCTGCGCGGAGTGCCGGGTGCCGCTCCTCACCATGGCGGCGAATTCCGACCGGTACGACGCCGTCGGTGTCGCCGTGGTCACGCCGGACCACGCCGCCCGTGCCGTGGTCGAAAAGTTGGGAATCCCGCTGGAGATGGCCCGGGGAGGGCTGGGGGGGATCACCGAATCCCGGGTGCGGGGGCTGGAGGAGTACCTCAACCGGTACATCGTCGGACAGGAGGAGGCGATCTCCCGGATTTGCCGCCGCCTTGTCCTTTCGCATGCGGGACTCGGGGACCGCCGCCGGCCGATGGGAGTCTTCCTCTTCCTCGGTCCCTCCGGGGTGGGGAAGACCGAGGTGGCGCGCCGGATCGCCTCGTACCTTTTCGCCAACGAACGCGCGTTCATCCACCTTGACATGTCGGAGTACCAGCAGGAGGTCAGCGTCTCCCGCCTCGTCGGCGCTGCCCCGGGATACGTCGGCTACGAAGAGGGAGGCCAGCTCATCGCCCGGTTGCGGACCACCCCGTATTCGGTGGTGCTGCTCGACGAGGTCGAAAAGGCGTCCCCGCGGGTGTTCGACCTGTTCCTGCAGCTGTTCGACGAGGCAAAGATCACCGACGCGCAGGGACATACCGCGGATGCCCGCCACACGATCTTCATCATGACCGGAAACATCCCCGTCCGGAAAGAGATGGGGTTCCGCGCGGGCGAGGCGGCGGTGGAGGCGGAAGGCGCGGCGCTGGCCGAGGTCCGGCGCCGGTTCCGCCCCGAGTTCCTCAACCGCGTGGACGAGCAGATCGTCTTCCGGGCGCTCACTCCCGAAGATGTCCGGAAGGTGTTGGCGGTCCGGATCGCCGAGCTATCGGAAAGCCTCCTCGCGGATCATGGGGTGGCGCTCGAAATGGACGCGGACGCGGCGGATTGGCTGGCCGCGGAAGGGTACAAGCCGGAATACGGGGTCCGCGAGCTCGCCCGGGCCGTGGACCGTTGGATCCGGGCGCCGATCGGGGCGATGAGCGCCGAAGGGGAACTCGGGCGAAGGGCCGCCTCCGGCAAACCCTTGAAGGTCCGAAAGATTGAGGAAGGCCTCCGGGTAGAGTAG
- a CDS encoding ATP-binding protein yields MKFWRLLVRGQLRQAWEILSRRPDSEHEQALIRAVITTLVYVYFHVSFIRDGIVNPVEKQLLFLCGSYWVLSLALFVAIVSNPGVSHERRFIGVCGDLLLSCYAIAHIEGGGGVFYVILLWVIFGNGFRYGRNYLFVSAGIGAAGFAVAVLRNEYWGDKALLAAGMLIGLIVLPLYISSLLKKLTRAVSKAEDANRAKNRFLANMSHEMRTPLNGIMGTVELLRDTRLTEEQREYVGTIDATSHTLFHLMQDVLDLSKIEAGKLTLRIADFDLHELVKNAVGILQPQAQSKGLRLFVHYPPEIPFRFQGDPLLLRQVLLNLLGNSVKFTDKGEVRLSVSVASATRNGTILRFEVMDTGIGISPDAQRRIFDRFAQADESITRRFGGTGLGTTISKEIVEFMGGEIGISSLPGAGSTFWFTAPLEALPAAEESPAGTESIGSMRVLLVCPDADGFAGFQASLAVWRIYPDTVSGSAQAITRIVTAAKGGRPYEVAIVSDRGLGMDPHEFARAVVSDGATRHVRLILASEDRSGTETALRSGYSAVLPLPFDRTVLFNAIHFSRTEGGEDPPGISRLSERYLKKRGGARTLKILVAEDNPVNQMVIGRILERAGHAVTMVENGEGALDAVKTQAFDIALLDLHMPVMGGIEAAKIIRYLRTTPRLPIVALTADATSEAKAECKEAGMDAVLTKPVDTRELFAVLGSLVPGRNEEEHPVGEPASSAPVGDCDAPCVDPEALRTLEELGSSSDFLVRLIWTFLRGGKEKIKAMEKAAGCLDVNEVRELAHALKGNSGQIGAFGLVRACERFSKISSNELEQLGPSYLKEVKDEFSRVRVAMDQYLGKIQSAVS; encoded by the coding sequence GTGAAGTTCTGGCGGCTTCTGGTGCGGGGACAGTTGCGGCAAGCCTGGGAGATTCTCTCCCGCCGGCCGGACTCCGAGCACGAACAGGCGCTGATTCGCGCCGTCATCACTACCCTGGTCTACGTGTATTTCCACGTTTCGTTCATCCGGGACGGCATCGTCAACCCGGTCGAGAAGCAGCTCCTGTTCCTGTGCGGCTCGTACTGGGTGTTGTCGTTGGCGCTGTTCGTGGCGATCGTCTCGAATCCCGGGGTTTCCCACGAGCGCCGGTTCATCGGGGTGTGCGGGGATCTCCTGTTGAGCTGTTACGCGATCGCCCACATCGAAGGCGGCGGCGGCGTCTTTTACGTCATTCTCCTCTGGGTGATCTTCGGGAACGGATTCCGGTACGGGCGGAATTACCTGTTCGTCTCGGCCGGGATCGGCGCCGCCGGGTTCGCCGTGGCCGTCCTGCGCAACGAATACTGGGGCGACAAGGCGCTTCTCGCCGCGGGGATGTTGATCGGCCTCATCGTCCTGCCCCTGTACATTTCGTCCCTCCTCAAGAAGCTGACGAGGGCGGTCTCGAAGGCGGAGGACGCGAACCGGGCGAAGAACCGCTTCCTGGCGAACATGAGCCACGAGATGCGGACGCCCCTGAACGGGATCATGGGAACGGTCGAGCTTCTGCGGGACACCCGTTTGACGGAAGAACAGCGCGAGTATGTCGGTACGATCGATGCGACGTCGCACACCCTCTTTCATTTGATGCAGGACGTCCTCGATCTCTCGAAGATCGAGGCGGGGAAGCTCACCCTGAGGATCGCGGACTTCGACCTTCACGAGCTGGTGAAGAACGCGGTCGGCATCCTGCAGCCCCAGGCGCAGTCGAAGGGGCTTCGCCTGTTCGTCCACTACCCGCCCGAGATCCCGTTCCGGTTCCAGGGCGACCCGTTGCTTCTCCGGCAGGTCCTCCTGAACCTTCTCGGGAACTCCGTGAAGTTCACCGACAAGGGGGAAGTGCGTCTTTCCGTCTCGGTCGCTTCGGCAACGCGCAACGGGACGATTCTTCGCTTCGAGGTGATGGACACGGGCATCGGGATCAGCCCCGATGCCCAGCGGCGCATCTTCGATCGATTCGCCCAGGCGGACGAGTCGATCACGCGGCGGTTCGGGGGGACGGGGCTCGGGACGACGATCTCGAAGGAGATCGTCGAGTTCATGGGCGGCGAGATCGGGATTTCGAGTCTTCCGGGAGCGGGCAGCACGTTCTGGTTCACGGCGCCGCTGGAAGCGTTACCTGCGGCGGAGGAGAGCCCTGCCGGCACGGAATCGATCGGATCGATGCGCGTTCTTCTCGTTTGTCCCGATGCGGACGGGTTCGCCGGGTTCCAGGCTTCGTTGGCCGTCTGGAGAATCTACCCCGACACCGTCAGCGGGTCCGCGCAGGCGATCACCCGGATCGTTACCGCGGCGAAGGGCGGCCGCCCCTACGAGGTCGCGATCGTATCCGATCGGGGTCTCGGGATGGATCCCCATGAGTTCGCGAGGGCGGTCGTATCCGACGGCGCCACGCGGCACGTGCGCCTGATCCTCGCCTCGGAGGATCGGAGTGGGACGGAGACCGCCCTGCGGAGCGGATACAGCGCGGTATTGCCGCTGCCGTTCGACCGGACCGTGCTTTTCAACGCGATCCACTTTTCAAGGACGGAAGGCGGAGAGGATCCCCCCGGGATCAGCAGGCTCTCGGAGCGGTACCTGAAAAAGCGCGGCGGCGCGCGGACATTGAAGATCCTCGTCGCGGAGGACAATCCCGTCAACCAGATGGTGATCGGCCGGATTCTCGAACGGGCCGGCCACGCGGTCACCATGGTGGAAAACGGCGAAGGCGCCCTCGACGCAGTCAAGACGCAGGCTTTCGACATCGCCCTGCTGGATCTTCACATGCCGGTGATGGGCGGCATCGAGGCGGCGAAGATCATCCGCTACCTGAGAACGACTCCCCGCCTGCCCATCGTTGCCCTCACGGCCGATGCGACGTCCGAGGCGAAAGCGGAGTGCAAGGAAGCCGGGATGGACGCGGTCCTGACCAAGCCGGTCGATACGCGGGAACTCTTCGCGGTCCTGGGCTCGTTGGTGCCCGGAAGAAACGAAGAGGAGCATCCGGTCGGGGAGCCCGCCTCTTCCGCCCCCGTGGGGGATTGCGATGCGCCGTGCGTCGACCCGGAAGCGTTGCGGACGCTGGAGGAGCTCGGCAGCAGCTCCGATTTCCTGGTCCGCCTGATCTGGACGTTCCTGCGGGGGGGGAAGGAGAAGATCAAGGCGATGGAGAAAGCCGCGGGTTGCCTCGACGTCAACGAGGTCCGGGAGCTTGCCCACGCGTTGAAAGGGAATTCGGGGCAGATCGGGGCGTTCGGCCTCGTTCGCGCATGCGAACGGTTTTCCAAGATCAGCAGCAACGAGTTGGAACAGCTGGGTCCGTCTTACCTCAAGGAAGTGAAAGACGAGTTTTCGCGCGTGCGCGTGGCGATGGACCAGTACCTCGGCAAGATCCAGTCCGCGGTGTCATAG
- a CDS encoding crotonase/enoyl-CoA hydratase family protein, with protein sequence MRELRNVMNVIPSRLADRSSAYRHLFTRFDERHGVLWCIMDPMGNSCFSLELLQELRAVEMDLERHAGNTPPEELPLRYFVFASRTPGVFNYGGDLQWIIRCLNARDAAALRQYARLCIDVLHSYFMNFHLPITTISLVQGDALGGGFEAALGGDVIIAEKSAQFGFPEVLFNLFPGMGAYNFLSRRVGIARTERMILGGKTYRAEELVDDGVIDIVAEDGKGENALYDYIEKHSRKKHVYESLFQVRRSTFPVRHEQMMEISELWVETAMRIGPRDIRLMERLVKAQGRTPPLARPVEVSL encoded by the coding sequence ATGAGGGAGTTACGGAACGTTATGAATGTAATACCTTCACGGCTGGCGGATCGATCCTCGGCGTACCGACATCTATTCACCCGGTTCGATGAGCGCCATGGGGTCCTGTGGTGCATCATGGACCCCATGGGAAATTCGTGCTTCAGCCTGGAACTTCTCCAGGAACTCCGGGCGGTGGAGATGGACCTGGAGCGGCACGCCGGAAATACCCCTCCCGAAGAGCTCCCGTTGCGCTACTTCGTCTTCGCGTCGAGGACGCCGGGAGTGTTCAACTACGGCGGCGATCTTCAGTGGATCATCCGGTGCCTGAACGCCAGGGATGCCGCCGCCCTTCGCCAGTATGCGCGGCTGTGCATCGACGTGCTCCACTCCTATTTCATGAATTTCCATCTTCCCATCACCACCATCTCCCTCGTCCAGGGAGACGCTCTCGGCGGGGGCTTCGAAGCCGCGCTGGGGGGAGACGTCATCATCGCCGAGAAGAGCGCCCAGTTCGGGTTCCCCGAGGTCCTGTTCAACCTGTTCCCGGGGATGGGCGCCTACAACTTCCTTTCCCGGCGGGTCGGGATCGCGCGGACCGAACGGATGATCCTCGGCGGGAAAACGTACCGCGCCGAAGAACTCGTCGATGACGGGGTGATCGATATCGTGGCCGAGGACGGTAAAGGGGAAAACGCGCTATACGATTACATCGAGAAGCATTCGCGGAAGAAGCACGTCTACGAATCGCTGTTCCAGGTCCGGCGCAGCACCTTCCCGGTTCGCCATGAGCAGATGATGGAGATCTCCGAACTCTGGGTGGAGACCGCGATGCGGATCGGCCCGCGGGACATCCGCCTGATGGAACGCCTGGTCAAGGCCCAGGGAAGGACCCCTCCGCTTGCACGGCCGGTCGAAGTCTCCCTATGA
- a CDS encoding thioesterase family protein, with translation MKETLKVGLEHVHVYRVPENKTVPHLYPEAKAFQEMPKVFATGYMVGLMEWACIEAMAPHMEPGEGSVGTLVNVTHTAATPPGMTVTVRVRCIGVEGRRTVWDITASDDVEVIGKGTHERFAVDFAKFNARVAKKAAGA, from the coding sequence ATGAAAGAGACGTTGAAGGTCGGGCTGGAACACGTGCACGTCTATCGCGTTCCGGAGAACAAGACGGTTCCCCACCTCTACCCCGAGGCGAAGGCGTTCCAGGAGATGCCGAAGGTGTTCGCCACCGGCTACATGGTCGGGCTCATGGAGTGGGCGTGCATCGAAGCGATGGCGCCGCACATGGAGCCGGGGGAGGGGAGCGTCGGGACGCTCGTCAACGTGACCCACACCGCGGCGACGCCGCCCGGGATGACCGTAACGGTCCGCGTCCGCTGCATCGGGGTCGAGGGGCGCCGGACCGTGTGGGACATCACGGCATCGGACGACGTCGAGGTCATCGGCAAGGGGACCCACGAGCGGTTCGCCGTCGACTTCGCGAAATTCAACGCCCGCGTGGCGAAGAAGGCCGCGGGGGCGTAA
- a CDS encoding TetR/AcrR family transcriptional regulator yields the protein MAKRERKAVETGGEVRKRLLSGASELFASKGYAATTVREIVERAGVTKPVLYYYFRSKEGIYLDLMREPFGKFLAIVEETLHSGGSARDRLFRLCLMAYDIFAENIDSARVMYSIYYGPPQGAPFIDFDAFHSKFREAVFQVLGEGIRDGEFLRVDPHDAAWAVIGALHVAMEVELCHPPQGLGRDGVRRVLEIVLEGIAMERKATREKGRKS from the coding sequence ATGGCGAAAAGGGAGCGGAAGGCGGTCGAAACGGGCGGCGAGGTGAGGAAGCGTCTCCTGTCCGGGGCGAGCGAGCTGTTCGCCTCGAAAGGGTACGCGGCCACGACCGTCCGGGAGATCGTCGAGCGCGCGGGTGTGACGAAGCCGGTCCTGTACTACTACTTCCGCAGCAAGGAAGGGATCTACCTCGACCTGATGCGGGAGCCGTTCGGCAAGTTCCTCGCCATCGTCGAGGAGACGCTTCACTCGGGGGGGTCGGCGAGGGATCGGCTGTTCCGCCTCTGCCTCATGGCGTACGACATCTTCGCCGAGAACATCGACTCCGCGAGGGTGATGTACTCCATCTACTACGGGCCTCCGCAGGGAGCGCCGTTCATCGACTTCGACGCGTTCCACAGCAAGTTCCGGGAGGCGGTGTTCCAGGTCCTCGGGGAGGGGATCCGCGACGGCGAGTTCCTGCGGGTGGACCCGCACGACGCGGCGTGGGCCGTCATCGGGGCGCTCCACGTCGCGATGGAAGTGGAGCTGTGCCACCCTCCCCAGGGCCTCGGGCGGGACGGTGTCCGGCGGGTGCTCGAGATCGTGCTCGAAGGGATCGCGATGGAAAGGAAAGCCACCAGAGAAAAGGGGAGAAAGTCATGA
- a CDS encoding efflux RND transporter periplasmic adaptor subunit translates to MNRSFVLGAAFLAALLGAAGCSSKEADGKAKPAVSVDAAIAVTGDVLDGIEVVGALTPKYEAEIKSEYGGVVARVYVNDWAKVAKGDPLLKVDTREGEVLLLKAKAALEMAKAGQLEAQAAVARADREYERAVKLQESGLLTRQGMDDARTQKEAAAARIAAARAQVTAAGEDVAHAATRLSKAVIRSPFDGTVAERMVNAGDLVGEMQKVVFRLVDNRLLELTVSVPSTEMAALRVGQPVRFSTDAFPGREFDGKLAHINPSVNPGDRSVRVIVEVRNVPEVLKGGLFVKGRIVTGSRRGVVRIPRSALLSQDVARRKGEVFLLDNNVARRRVVTTGSTEGELVEIVSGVRPGDRVATRGAFLLSEGDAVKVAGNGGR, encoded by the coding sequence ATGAACCGGAGTTTCGTCCTCGGGGCCGCGTTTCTCGCCGCGCTTCTCGGAGCGGCCGGCTGTTCTTCGAAGGAGGCGGACGGGAAGGCGAAGCCCGCCGTTTCCGTGGACGCGGCGATCGCCGTGACAGGGGATGTCCTCGACGGGATCGAGGTCGTCGGCGCCCTCACGCCGAAATACGAGGCGGAGATCAAATCGGAATACGGCGGCGTCGTGGCGCGGGTCTACGTGAACGACTGGGCGAAGGTGGCCAAGGGAGATCCCCTGCTCAAGGTGGACACGAGGGAGGGGGAAGTCCTCCTCCTGAAGGCGAAGGCGGCCCTCGAGATGGCGAAGGCCGGGCAACTGGAGGCCCAGGCGGCCGTCGCGCGCGCCGACAGGGAGTACGAGCGGGCGGTGAAGCTGCAGGAGTCCGGGCTGCTCACGCGGCAGGGGATGGACGACGCCCGGACGCAGAAGGAGGCGGCGGCCGCGCGGATCGCGGCGGCCAGGGCCCAGGTGACGGCCGCGGGAGAGGACGTCGCCCACGCCGCGACGCGTCTTTCCAAGGCGGTGATCCGCTCTCCCTTCGACGGGACCGTGGCGGAGCGGATGGTGAACGCGGGGGACCTGGTCGGCGAGATGCAGAAGGTGGTCTTCCGCCTGGTGGACAACCGGCTCCTCGAGCTCACCGTGAGCGTGCCTTCCACGGAGATGGCCGCCCTGCGCGTGGGACAGCCGGTGCGGTTTTCCACCGACGCGTTCCCCGGGAGGGAGTTCGACGGAAAGCTCGCCCACATCAACCCGTCGGTGAATCCCGGCGACCGCTCGGTTCGCGTGATCGTCGAGGTGCGCAACGTGCCCGAGGTGCTGAAGGGCGGTCTTTTCGTCAAGGGGAGGATCGTGACCGGCTCCCGCCGGGGGGTCGTACGGATCCCGCGATCGGCGCTGTTGTCCCAGGACGTGGCGCGCCGGAAGGGAGAGGTGTTCCTCCTGGACAACAACGTGGCGCGCCGCCGGGTCGTGACGACCGGATCGACCGAGGGGGAGCTCGTGGAGATCGTTTCGGGCGTGCGGCCCGGCGACAGGGTGGCCACCCGCGGCGCCTTCCTCCTTTCGGAAGGCGACGCGGTGAAGGTCGCAGGGAACGGGGGGCGGTGA